GCTGCATGCCGCCCACCACGCGCTTGTCGAGGATGAAGTCCTCATCCGTGAGGTTGGTGAAGGAGCCCGCGGAGGCGGCCATGAGGATCGCCTGCAGCGCGGAGAAGGCGTGAGCGGGCTTGGTCAGCATGCCGCCGGCGATGAACAGGCCGATGTTGTTGCAGGCCTCTTCGTTGCTGGAGTTCTGACGCAGCCAGTGGTGGAAGGAGATGGTGTCGAGTTCGCGGGACTTCGCGTGGGCCCAGGGCTCCTCGGCGCCGATCTCGGCGGCGAGCTCGTCCATGATGGCGGTGAGGCGGTCCATCTCGGCCGCGGTCTCCTCGCTCACCGGGAAGCTGGCGCCGGTGTAGCGGCTGAGCTTGCCGTCGGCGCCCAGGTAGATGGACTCGCCCTCACGGTAGCGGGAGTACATCTCGAGGCCGAGCTCGTCGAGGAGCTCCATGAGCGCGGTCTGGTCCGGGGAGACCCACTGGCCGCCGATTTCGAGCATGGCGCCGTCGATGGTGTCGGTCCAGGTGCGCCCACCCACACGGTCGCGCGCTTCCAGGACGGCCACGCTCAGGCCGGCCTTCTTGAGTCGACGGGCTGCGGTCAGGCCGGACGGGCCGGCGCCGACGATCACGACGTCGCGATCAAGAGTGAGCATTTTTCCTCCAAGCGGATGGGTCAGTGGTGCCGTGACCATCGTCACTAAATGAACATCATTCATTTAGAATGACTATAACCCATGTGACCCTTCCCGCAAAAGACCCCCGGGCCCGGATGTTCGTCCCGCTAGAGTGGTGCAAGCCCCAGACCTGAAGAACGAGGATCCCCATGAGCACCCCCAGCACTGAGGACCAGGCCCCCCGTCGACGCGTGGGCCGGCCCATCAAGGCCGTCCTGACCCATGAGTCGATCGTCCAGGCCGCCCTGGAACTGGTGACGGTCAAGGGGTATGAGGGCCTCACGATGTCGGCCATGGCGAAGAAGCTGGGGGTCTCCCCCTCCGCGCTCTACAACCACGTCACCAACAAGCAGGAGATCCTCATCCTGGTGGAGGACCACCTCGCCGCGCAGGTGGATGTGAGCGCCTTCGAGAAGGAGCCGTGGGAGGACGCCGTCCGGCACTGGGCCTGGAGTTACCGCGAGGTCTTCGCGCAGCACACGCCGCTCATCCCGATCATCGCGGTCCTGCCGGTGACCGACGCCCCGCGCACGCTGGCGATGTATGAGGCGGTGAGCGCCGGATTCCGCCAGGCGGGCTTCCCGGAAGCGCGGATCGTCCCCGCCATCGTCGCCCTGGAGTCCTTCATCTTCGGCTCGGCCTACGACGCGACAGCCCCGGCGGACATCTTCAGCACCGGCTCCGAGGGCGAGCGGACCCCGCACTTCACCTCGGCCGTGGCCAGCTTCGAGGAGGCCGAAGGCGGGAGCAACCCGGACCGGGCCTTCACGATGGGCCTGGATGCGCTGATCGGCGGCTTCCGCGCTCTGCTGCCCGCGACGTCACCCGCCTAGGCGGCCACGGCTCCGTCCAGGTGGAAGAGGGACGTGAAGCGCTCGAGGAGGCGCGCGTCGCCGTCGAGCACGTGAAGAGCGCCGGAGTGCTGCGCCTCGTCCGGGGACAGCGTCCCGGCGATCAGCTCCCGCAACTGAGGCCCGGCGGCGAATTCGACGGCGTCCGACTCACCTGAGGCTGCTTGCGCCTCCGCCCCGCCGACGACGTCAAGCCGCCCCTCCGCGGCCCGCGCCACGAGCGTGACGTCCCCCAGGTGGAGGGTGAACACCGTGGCGGGAGTGCGCGCGGACGCTTCGGCGTCGAACGCGGTCCGCAACGCCATGGTGAGGGAGTCCGCGGTGACCTCGTCGCCCTCCCGCGGCTCTCCCATGGCCTTGAAACCCCAGCGGCCGAGCGCGAGGACCACGTCCTCCAGCTCCCGGCCGTAAGGGGTGAGCTCGTAGACCAGCCCGCAGCGCGGCACGGGGACGCGCCGCACGAGCCCCGCGGCCTGGAGTTCTTTGAGCCGGTCGCTGAGGATGTTGGTGGGGATGCGGCTCAGGCCGTTCTTCAGATCGGAGTAGCGGCGCGGGCCCACCAGGAGATCCCGGACGATGAGCAGCGCCCAGCGCTCCCCCACCAGTTCCAGGGCCCGCACCACACCGCAGTACTGGCCGTAATTCCGCGCGGCCATGCGCTCCTCCTTGTCGTCAGTTCCTTCAGCCGGCTGCCTGCTCGGCCACGTGCTCGCCCGGACCGTTCTCCACGGCCTGCGGCTCCATGTAGACGAATTCGAGGATGTTGCCATCCGGGTCCTCGATGGAGC
This portion of the Arthrobacter woluwensis genome encodes:
- a CDS encoding winged helix-turn-helix transcriptional regulator, whose protein sequence is MAARNYGQYCGVVRALELVGERWALLIVRDLLVGPRRYSDLKNGLSRIPTNILSDRLKELQAAGLVRRVPVPRCGLVYELTPYGRELEDVVLALGRWGFKAMGEPREGDEVTADSLTMALRTAFDAEASARTPATVFTLHLGDVTLVARAAEGRLDVVGGAEAQAASGESDAVEFAAGPQLRELIAGTLSPDEAQHSGALHVLDGDARLLERFTSLFHLDGAVAA
- a CDS encoding TetR/AcrR family transcriptional regulator — its product is MSTPSTEDQAPRRRVGRPIKAVLTHESIVQAALELVTVKGYEGLTMSAMAKKLGVSPSALYNHVTNKQEILILVEDHLAAQVDVSAFEKEPWEDAVRHWAWSYREVFAQHTPLIPIIAVLPVTDAPRTLAMYEAVSAGFRQAGFPEARIVPAIVALESFIFGSAYDATAPADIFSTGSEGERTPHFTSAVASFEEAEGGSNPDRAFTMGLDALIGGFRALLPATSPA